From Quercus lobata isolate SW786 chromosome 1, ValleyOak3.0 Primary Assembly, whole genome shotgun sequence, one genomic window encodes:
- the LOC115985041 gene encoding cation/H(+) antiporter 24, giving the protein MVRVYPIYRSLAPSNHSDGFRSTMKVQVAELHAPTNVIQSPEMILTCHSIQSTHPYGIFYGENPLNSSFTLLLLEITLVIVIIQILRFLLKPLKQPRIVAEIIGGIIIGPSVLGHNKKFFSCMFPDNTQYVLRNIGLMGFMYFGFVIGVKMDLSLVKKAGKKEMYIAFAGMVFPLIIVVLAAMIMRQSMDKDLAKFASIGAISSSMAITSFPCIYTILEELNLLSSEVGRMSLSTSMICDAIGLNAFYAFEAAKQGETKPMAALWYLISLAVLVAFCVIFVGRGMQWIVDHTPEGDPVDQGYVVAILLLVLVMGFLTDFFGVAIATGPMMLGLVIPDGPPLGSTLVARCETLIFELLMPIAFIFIGITTDVYSMAAVGWVHLSPLFALALIGYFSKLLVTAMAAVFVNVPLRESFTLSFILSLRGQVEILLYLHWMDKVIIGQPGFSLLILLTAAVTGTCTALISILYDPTKPYMVNKRRTIQHTSPENEVRIVLCMHDLESVNGLIKLVEVSNPTVTSPFSIFALHLIELVGRAAPLFIDHEEQKLPSKYGSSEAILGALKLYQESQNAYLNLRTFTAVSPKKTMFQDICKLALECKATLVILPFHKEHWDIGGAEIVLAGVRSVNSNVLAHAPCSVGILFDKGNFQRAIPAISTENSVHHHFVLLFLGGADAREALVFADRMAGNRSISLTVIRFLSYNFNGDNEMEKKLDDGLVTWFWVKNEKNDRVVYREVVVRDGDDTIAAIQAMNSESYDLWIVGRKHGINPVLLEGLTKWSANQELGVIGDYLTSGDLGSSASVLVMQQQVMRSNVGTTPCSLGIFPCNSC; this is encoded by the exons ATGGTTAGGGTTTATCCAATCTATCGTTCTTTGGCTCCTAGTAACCATTCTGACGGCTTTCGTAGCACCATGAAAGTTCAGGTGGCTGAGTTGCATGCACCTACTAATGTCATCCAATCTCCCGAAATGATTCTCACTTGCCATAGCATTCAAAGCACTCACCCCTATGGCATTTTTTATGGAGAGAATCCCTTGAATTCCTCCTTCACACTATTGTTGCTTGAGATAACCCTTGTTATCGTTATCATTCAGATCCTTCGCTTTCTTTTGAAGCCTCTCAAACAGCCTAGGATTGTCGCAGAGATCATT GGCGGTATAATCATCGGTCCCTCCGTTCTAGGCCACAACAAAAAGTTCTTCTCATGTATGTTCCCAGATAATACCCAATACGTGTTGAGAAATATTGGACTAATGGGTTTTATGTATTTCGGTTTTGTGATCGGTGTGAAAATGGATCTATCCCTAGTAAAAAAAGCAGGAAAAAAGGAAATGTATATTGCATTTGCCGGAATGGTGTTTCCCTTAATAATAGTTGTACTTGCTGCAATGATTATGCGCCAGTCCATGGATAAAGATCTTGCAAAATTTGCTTCGATTGGAGCAATTTCTTCTTCCATGGCTATAACATCATTTCCGTGCATATATACTATTCTTGAAGAGCTAAATCTCCTAAGCTCCGAGGTTGGACGAATGTCACTATCCACGTCGATGATTTGCGATGCAATAGGGCTTAATGCTTTTTATGCGTTTGAGGCAGCAAAACAAGGGGAAACAAAGCCCATGGCTGCGTTATGGTATTTGATATCTTTGGCGGTTTTAGTGGCTTTCTGTGTCATTTTCGTTGGGCGAGGAATGCAGTGGATCGTTGACCATACTCCTGAAGGGGATCCAGTTGATCAAGGCTATGTGGTTGCaattttgttattggttttagTTATGGGGTTTCTCACAGATTTTTTTGGGGTCGCCATTGCTACAGGGCCAATGATGTTGGGACTGGTTATACCGGATGGCCCTCCACTGGGATCGACCCTTGTGGCAAGGTGTGAAACTCTTATTTTTGAGTTGCTCATGCcaattgcatttatttttattgggaTTACCACAGATGTATATTCCATGGCTGCTGTTGGCTGGGTGCACTTATCGCCATTGTTTGCTCTGGCTCTGATTGGCTACTTTTCCAAGCTGCTTGTGACCGCCATGGCTGCTGTCTTCGTTAACGTCCCATTAAGAGAGAGTTTCACTCTGAGCTTCATTTTGAGCTTAAGAGGCCAAGTCGAGATTTTATTATATCTCCATTGGATGGATAAAGTG ATTATAGGTCAGCCAGGTTTCTCTTTGCTAATACTATTAACAGCAGCGGTGACTGGAACATGTACAGCTTTGATCAGCATCCTCTATGATCCAACAAAGCCATACATGGTGAATAAAAGGAGAACCATTCAACATACCTCTCCAGAAAATGAAGTTCGTATAGTTCTATGCATGCATGACCTGGAAAGCGTGAATGGCCTCATCAAACTTGTTGAGGTCTCCAATCCTACTGTCACTAGCCCATTCTCAATCTTTGCTCTCCATCTCATTGAGCTTGTTGGTCGTGCTGCCCCCTTGTTTATAGATCACGAAGAACAGAAATTGCCTTCCAAATATGGATCCTCTGAGGCTATCCTCGGTGCCCTAAAGCTTTATCAGGAAAGCCAAAATGCTTACCTCAATCTCCGTACATTCACAGCTGTGTCACCGAAAAAAACCATGTTCCAAGATATTTGCAAGCTTGCTCTTGAATGCAAAGCTACTCTCGTCATCTTACCATTCCACAAGGAACACTGGGATATTGGAGGAGCAGAAATTGTACTAGCTGGAGTCAGGTCTGTGAACTCCAATGTCTTAGCTCATGCACCTTGTTCTGTTGGAATTCTTTTTGACAAAGGTAATTTTCAAAGGGCTATTCCAGCCATATCCACGGAGAATTCTGTCCACCACcattttgttttgctatttttaggAGGAGCAGATGCTCGAGAAGCTCTTGTTTTTGCAGATAGAATGGCTGGGAACCGGAGCATCTCTCTTACTGTGATACGCTTTCTTTCCTATAACTTTAATGGAGATAATGAGATGGAGAAAAAGCTTGATGATGGGTTAGTTACATGGTTTTGggttaaaaatgagaaaaatgataGGGTGGTTTATAGAGAGGTGGTGGTGAGGGATGGAGATGATACTATTGCAGCTATTCAGGCCATGAATTCTGAATCGTATGACCTTTGGATTGTGGGAAGGAAACATGGGATAAATCCAGTACTCCTTGAGGGATTAACAAAGTGGAGTGCAAATCAGGAACTAGGTGTGATTGGTGACTATCTCACTTCTGGAGATCTTGGTAGCTCTGCCTCTGTGCTAGTGATGCAACAGCAAGTTATGAGAAGCAATGTGGGGACTACGCCTTGTTCACTAGGAATATTTCCATGTAATTCATGCTAG